CGCGATATCCGGTGCCGGCCCGTAGCCGACCCGCGATGCACGGcaccaccagcacatggctagtcctagactcccatggcatcgtatcaacgcaaactggtggatccacacccttcggtgatcaactagtaaggctcacgccctcggatataaattcggacactcttgccaaacatggctagtgatttcatatgccctcggatatagaaccggacactcttagtacttggaacaaattcggaaTCCCGTTCCTACTCACATTTcaaccaaaatacaacacatgcatgctcatataaccaaaccaACCACACCCAtttttggtaatctaaaatcgtggtttttcaaacacatacattttaaacaagttaaggcatgaccatccctataacacaatataaatcaccatatacattcggttttcaacaaaaccagggatgcagcccgtcacccccttttcccaaaactgtaatcatgaaaaacccatagttttacccgttaaatccccccaaatgagtaaccataATGCACATAGGACCGTGGACTACAGTTCCAcagagtccgatttcaaaaataaccgatataaacacaattccccttacctttccccaaatggtaaatcccgaactccaaggcccctaaacagcgaaccgaatttcaaaacctacaatgtacagtacagaatatactcacgactccattCTCTGCAAAACTACTGGAACAAAAacgaaaaccgagtcttacctcgattttacgccaaaacccgaaaatagCTGAATCGAAAATCCGATCtgcagaacttgtagagaatccttccacgatcctcgtggtaacttcggatttaCGATTCTCGCGAcgaatggcgaagaaatctagagagatggagagttgGAAGAGTTTCTAcagagataaagagagaaaatgagattttttaattgagaagtaatgaaaatggatatttataataCCCTTGACTCaactattctcgtcgacgaattgtgtcctcgtcgacgagcccctatagacacctcatcgacgaagtggtgATCTCGTTTTCGAGCCTGAGATTCTTGGTTTTTCGaaatccctcggcttctccttgtcgacgagcccctgAAACTCATTGTTAAGTATCCtaagatttcatcgacgaactgtggatttgtcgacgaggccaacttaatttacctttttgcccctcatttaattaattaaacccatctatcacagttcgggttcttacagtattagttttataaatgtcaAACAAATAGTTGTTAGTTTGtgatttttagtttctgtttctagGTTTTAGTTttcatcttttatttttatttctaaaattatttgatagtaaTACAAAACGacctttaatttttcaattttttttcccaagCAAGTGAAAACTgacaatagaaaataaaaaaactaacaaTGTAGACAAACATATTTCCAAAATATATTTCTTTACTCTACATAAAAGAAAGTAGGAAATGAAAAACACAAATAATACCAAATTGTCCTCTATTTTAAGTATAACAAGTTAACAACCATAAAAAACAAGTTAATTTGTACTGTTTTAAggtaaataattatattaaaagtAGCGTTATTCTAACTGTTATACTCTCGCACTTGAATTCATATTTTGCTAATACATTTTCCCAATCCTTAGTGATTGTTGTGAAGACCGGTGAAAGCTAACTTGACTTATGGTGTTTTTATTAGAAAAACgtaatttgtttagttttcaaaagcaattttgttcttttatttttcaatgaattacaaacaaaaaaaaaaaatcatcctagtTTTCAGTTTGTAACATTtatataaatatgctaaaaaaacaaatttttttggtaatatttgtttataaaaaataatattattttctatattcaaaatttcaaagaattacaaaaatccctcttttttttttttccatttgctAAATTTGTATTGGAAAGTTAGAAAAtatctttcttttattattttctagatttttatttcttatataatttttgaaaaaaaaataataaggagTAATTTTTGTAATTAgtttagaaataaataaataaagagtgAAAATTGTTTCCCACAACTACTGaacaattttttttatgttttactTTTCTtatacatattttgaaaaacGGTAATAAGTTAGTATATCTTTTCATacttctttaaaaataattaataaataaataaatagtatttTTCTGCTGCTAAACAAGCTCTTAGGTGCATTAAGAATATGTATTTCTTAATAAAttatgatgttttttttttttttgttgaggtGAAAACTAATAAATAAACTTATGTTTTTacaattctttgaaaaataaaaaataaaaaataaatattgtttTCCACATTTGAGTTTTTTATGGAAAcgttaaggaaaaaaaaaaagaaaaaacataaatataagtGGATGGGGGAATTCgattgagtattttttttttaaataaaactgaAAACACCAAAATCGACTTTTGGAAATTGGTTTGGACGTTTTTGCATTTCATAGCCTGCAGCCAAAAAAAAACCACAACAAcagaaccgactttccaaaagtcggttctGAAACTGGCGGACAAGTCAAGACCGATTTCATGCTCCCAACCCAGATAGATTTCATAATCATAAAATCCTTAGCCAGCACAGAAACGCACTAGAGTGCGAGCATGGAGAGGGTGTGAACGCTGTGCTAGTCGGAAATCGGGTCCAGTGACCATGTCGCCGGGATACTCATCCTCCGGGAGACTAACCGGAGAGCTCTTTCCCATCTGCTGCCGGAGCCCAGATCGGCGGGTTCAGCATGGAAAGCAATCTGACCCAGCTGGAAGAAGAAGTGCTTGAGGCTTCGCTGGCATCAGCGTAAGCCCTGCGGACGAGCTTGGAACTGGGGGAAAGCTTAACTAGAAAAGGTCACACCAGAGCAGAAATCGCAGGGCTGGGACCCCTGGAAGTGGCTAGAAACTTCAACTTCACCGGAGCCCGCAACTGCAACCCCATGGAAAATTAAGAGTAGGCAGCCCCAAAAACAGAGAAGGAGAGATCCAAAAACAGAGGAGCAATCAATTTCAGGTTTGAAAGCAAATGGGTCTTTTGGGGATCTTCAATTTCACCTTTTGCAGGGGGCTTACCaagagttttttccttttttaactttttttttaaaaaatatataacatattacCTCATTCTGAGAAGTATCCAGAATAACTTTGACATAATCTTGCTAGTTCAAGTAgcaagatttaaacaaatctcgcaacTAGGAGTAGTGAGATTTACTTTTGAGAGATGGGACTCGTGtcgacgcgtggtaaatctcgctggttcatccagcgagatttgcttcggatACTTAAATGCTGGTCCACCCGGCGTTCGACGTGTGACAAATCTCGCTGGTTGATTTGTCTCGGATTTGAAATGCCCATTCACCGGGCTATcaacgcgtggcaaatctcattggatgaaccagcgagatttgcttcagccATTACTCAATCGTTCTTCTTTCCATTGTCTTCGCGAACAGAGTGGTACcttcatttgacattttcttgatttttataattgtgttaaataaattagttaacatataatttcatatcatctaggcatttccaaatttcaatgtcttcataattaataatcttaGGTACCAAGTCCATTAGCTTCCGATGTCTTCATGATTCTAAGCCTCTTCATTGTGTTGAGAAACATTCTATATACAAACCAACAAACATATGTTTACCATATATATTGTCAGTGTTTACATAACATCTAAATGTCCAAAGATAATATTGTCTTTTCCAACGAAATAGGCCTCTGCCTGTCCAAAGTACCTAGGAACTTGAATGAAACGGGTCTTAAAAGCATGATCCAAAATGTTTAATATTACATTACTAGTAGTGCAGCTACTGCTCCTACACCTTAAAATGTTGCTCGAAATAGATAACCTAGTCTTCCACAAGGCTAGCCTTGTCATTTGATGGGATGCCATTTGGGGCTTAGTAGTGCATATACAAATATTAGACATAAATATGTGTTTATATACACACAAAGACTCATtcacaaaaacatatatacataagtataaatATATTGTACTAGTATAATcatttaaaatgaaatgaaaggtgCATACTCCCAAGGAACATCTCGTACGAGCATCAAGTCCCCCTCCTTATCTTCATAAGTGAGCAAAAATTCAGATGATCCATTTAAAAGCTTGGTGGTCTTTCTTGATTGCTCACTCTCTCCACTCGAACCTAGTTACACAatcataattacattttaaaactaGAAAGGAATTATCTATGCAACTCATTACTGTCTTAGTCCTACTAATTTGACATTGATTATCAAAATGTTTATGTCATCTTAAACCACTTGATTCTAAAAGTTAGTCGTTAGATTAAGATGCAAGAATGATTTAACAATAGTTTCACATCAAAACATTTAAGATTGAATTgatagaaaataagtaaattatacattactgataaaaaatataaaaaataaagattacaCTCACGAATGGAAGTGATGCCTGATTCTTCACTCAAACATGTCCTCCCGTGCTTGGGCTAAAGTCTTATATATAGAAGAAGCATTTAGATCCACTTTCCTCCCTATTGGCAATCCATCCATGTTAACCTTAACAAATCCGAGATGTTCTTTTTCCATAGCAATAGTATTGTTCTTATTGCTACCATTGTACacttttttctttgaattttgctTCAATTTATCATCCTTGCATGTCTTATTTTTTTTAGAGGTCAGAGTCTTTACCTGGTTAGCCAAACTGTTCATCCTATAAGCCATATAGGCAGTCATCCCACAACCTGACTGCTCCTaagtaataaaattaattatagtaatgACTAATAAGTAATATATTAGTTGACACATGGAGAGAGAAAGTAATGGAGGCAGCCATGATCCCAATCTTTTAACAATCCAAATTAATGGAGGCAAATCTCAATCTTTTAGTTATCCTTATGATCAACATTTTATTCTCTACTCTTCATCATTTCAATTTTCTCtgtaacttaaaaaaaaaaaacggttaACCCTTAACAAAAGCAAATCGAAACACTCATATCAGCAAAATAAAAATAACGTTAATTTTTATAGGGAAAATGGTGGAAcagaaacaaagagagagagagagagagagagagagagagagagagagagagagagagagagagagagagagagaaagaggataaTAGAGGAACAAATACAAAATACGAAATGCCagaaatgcggaaattaaaattctaactccatcaaaaggaatagtatgataaattgatggatcaGCGGCTTTCTTTGTGCCAAAGATAACGGTAACAAATGGAAcatgttaatatttaaatatttcctactcaataaaatatatgaagatttccctatttaattaaatataattagtgtatatttacagtgtatgactgttatattaatttttgataaaaaaatatttttaactaaattacaaacTATAAATTATTAtaagtgaaaatttaaattaataattgatTCTTTACTCAAATAATTCagaaaacaatttaattaataatgaaaaCCTGGTAATTGATTCTTCACtcaaagtagcgagatttaaatgccAGACCCATTCTGGTAAAGACGCGTGGCAACGAAATCTCGTTActcggagtagcgagatttgcttaagGTCAACACatggaaaatctcgctacttggagtagcgagattacgtcagagtcattctgggaaatacttcccagaaaggggtattatttaatatatatatatatatatatatatatatatatatatatatataaagttaatgCGGGAAAAAACTCGACTTACCAAATGTTGGCTATTTTTTTGTGCGCAGGTATCAattgttttttgtattttttttaaatacccgcAAACActtatatttgtgttttttattttttttcttattataaaataatacagaaattaataataattaaacagGAATAAACAGAAAGTAATGAAgacaagtaaaataaataaataaataagaagtgAGATCGAATTTACATAGTTCGGTTTATACCTACTCCACAGCAAATGAGATTTCaaatccactatgttaagaattACAATATATATTTGACTTTTATACAAATATCTCACCTTCTTACCTTACAAAATATCTCTATTTCTCTTTTCTCTCCtacttctttcttttctattttctgCGTGTTCTTTTCTTTCTGCGTTCTACGTTCAGTATTCTGCACTCGGTATTTTGTACTCTACACTCTTAGTTTCTTCTCCCCTTATCTCAATCAGCTGATTCCCTTTATATAGTCGTGGGAGGAGCaagtaatatatttaattattcttTTAAAATTGAAAGGGCAAGTGAATTTGTCTATAATAATAATGGATtcacatgatatatatatatatatgtatagacctttttcctcttttccttacCTTACACAGGTAAATTGCAGCAGCAAGGAAACACAAATTCCACCAAACTTGACCTAAAGCATGGCTGCAGATTGGAGTCTTCTTCCAAGGGAACTCCTCATTGCCATAACCCGTCGCCTGCATTTCTTGGATGACGCCATCGCATTTGGGGCAGTCTGCAGGTCATGGCATTTAGCTATGGCCTTAGGGGGCAAGCCTTCACTCCCTCCCAAATGCCCTTTGCTTCTTTCCTTGGAGGAGTATAAGACCGTCAGCATCTTCGCATTTCCGTTCAACTCCAAAGTTCGCATAGTTAAGTCATTACCCGAGACGACCTCGCGCCTCCTCCGCTGCGTCGCCGGAGCGGGATTCGGGGCGTTAGTGATCGTCGCAGGCGACTCGAAGGCCAGCCTCTGGCACCCCTTTTCGAAGTCTCAAATCCATCTTCCCCCAAATCCAATATCCAGTGAGTTGTGCAGCGGACCCAAGCAGCCTCCTTTCGGTGGCATATTGAACTTTGGTTTCAAAGTGGGTGAGCCTGGAGAAGTCAGCGATGCGCTGATAAGGAAGGCCGTTCTCTCATCCAATCCTTGGAAATCTCATGAAGCTGCTGATCGTAATGGTAACAGTTGTGTCATTATGGCCATTTTCTCAGAAGCTCTGGTGTTGGCATTTGCTAGGGTGGGCGACAAAGCTTGGACTAAAGTACAGCTTCCTTCATGCTACTATCAGGACATCATCTGCTACAAGAGCCGGTTTTACGCGGTCGATCGCAATGGCTTCCTGTTTTCTTGCAGCGTTGATGATGACAGGGCTGATGAAATCCCGGTTGGACAGCGAGTCGTCGCACATGCGCCGATCGGTACGAGCAAATTTTATGACAAATATCTAGTTGAATCGCTAGGAGACCTTTTTCTCATCCTACGCATTCGTCATTTTTCGGACCACTCTaaaaagtttagggttttgaagtTAGAAGAGCGCGTTCAAGAGGAATCACATGAATGTAGGTACACTTGGGCCGAAGTGAACGAGTTGGGTGATAGGGCATTGTTTGTGTGAAGTTCTTCGGCGTGGATGGTCACCTCGGAGATCAAGGGATGTTACAAAGCCAATTGCATCTATTTTACAGATGAAGTTGGAAGAGGGGTGGGAGATAGAGCTAGTTGCATCTTTTTTGGTGATGAAGCACTCGACAGGGAGGAAGGTCAAGAGATGGGTGTGTACAACATAGGTGATGGAACCATTGAATCCTTTAGGGTTAATCCGTCACTAATTTCCCGTGTTCCGttttggtatatgtaatttgCATATTTCAAATGTCTTTCATTTATGTGTTTGAATATCTTTTTGTCATTTGCAGTGTTTTCTCTGTCACTCTTACAATTCCCAATAGATGTgcagttttttttcttttcttttctcttttatttttttgttttcttgatTACGTCGCGTGCCCTGACTTCCTGGCACATTCAGTTGACACTCCCGTTGACCGGACACACTCTAACACACTTGGTGGCGATACATGGTACTCAAACTATTCCCACGCCCACGCAACAAGGCCTCTCTCACTGCGCAGGGATAAATACAAGATTTGCTTGCTTGGTACAGGAATCGAACCTGAAACTTAAACCAGCAAGTGACCCATCCCCAACCCGCACTTGCCACTTGAGCTACTTTTCTTCCGAGGGGTGGGGGTGAGGGAGCATTGCCTAATAGATATCATTATAAACAAACATCAGTTAAATCATAAAGCAAATAAAATAAGCAcaaattaaatatcaaaattTACAGGATTCAACTTCCATAGGCTGATTAAATAGAATTACAATTTCTCAAATGCTCagtcttaattatttaattctaaaCAACTTCACACAAGTGAAGTAAAGAAATCCTTTCTGATCCCATtaagatagaatatatatatatatatatatatatatatatatatatatatatattattcacaAATACGAATAAGCATATTATTACATTGAGTCAAATTTGTATAGTCAAATTATTACATTCAAAAATCTTCTGCATGGTTGCAAAGTCGTTGTGTCTTGTCTATACCCCAAAATCCGGCCCTAAACATACAAAATTTGTTGTCCTCACCTTAAACTACCCCTAGGGAAATGACCATATTTTGCACTTAATTTTGTTTCTCGTCACTCTAAATACCTAGAAGTATATTAATTCTCCTTATTGGTTTATGTTTAATATTGAATATAATTGAAAAGATTAAGAGCTTgtttattataaataaatatatatatatttaatttttttgttttagtatttttaataattaaaaaaataccgatttatttctaaaatttttcaatattaatataaaaatttatatctTCTCGTCTTCAAAAGTTTTCAGCACAAAAGTTGTGGGagtttttcttaactttctgttgatacctAGATCACACTTTATGGAGTTCCCTAACAAAAGTTATACTccaaatactaaagggtgtttAGGAAAATTAGGGCTAAAATTTCTCAACAGTTCAGGCAACCAAAACTcagggttcaggcgaccgaatgGGTTCAGCCAACAAAACTTAGAGTTCAGCCAACCGAATGACAATTGTCAGTTtgaaaatcctaatttaattggtttgggcgaccgaacacatggttcagtcgactgaagcaATGTGATAAGTTTTGCAAATGGCAAAATCATtcagattttcaaatattaagacattaaaacatgcacaacaactataattcaaaagatgatataaatagctaaccctaaaTATATTTTAGACAAGAGATTATACATTTAATTGATTATTAAGTGTGATTTGGGCCATTCATAGCTAAAAGCTTTTTTCTGAGTTTGTTCTTCAAGTTTATAACTTTTcaaaactagaaaatttagccTAATCTCTTCGAGCTTCATAGCAAATATCTTCTAAGTGTATTAGAGTGCTTATTGTATAATAATTTACTCTGGTTAGAGAGTTCCACTAccaaaaaactagtttttagtgatgaaactattagtgacggatttgaccgAAAAATATGGCAGGAAAACATTTTTCCCgcaaaaattatttcagaaaAATATTAACGATGATTtatgcggtattagtgacgaattaaatctgtcactaaaagacatttattagtgacggtcaaataaccgtcactactattatttaaaaaaattaaaaaaaattagttcagagtattagtgacgaatttaaggattcgttactattagtcacttattagtgacggatttgggaaccgtcactaatacttcctttatttaaaaaaaatgaaaaaaaaaattagt
This region of Malania oleifera isolate guangnan ecotype guangnan chromosome 10, ASM2987363v1, whole genome shotgun sequence genomic DNA includes:
- the LOC131166074 gene encoding F-box protein SKIP23-like, whose amino-acid sequence is MAADWSLLPRELLIAITRRLHFLDDAIAFGAVCRSWHLAMALGGKPSLPPKCPLLLSLEEYKTVSIFAFPFNSKVRIVKSLPETTSRLLRCVAGAGFGALVIVAGDSKASLWHPFSKSQIHLPPNPISSELCSGPKQPPFGGILNFGFKVGEPGEVSDALIRKAVLSSNPWKSHEAADRNGNSCVIMAIFSEALVLAFARVGDKAWTKVQLPSCYYQDIICYKSRFYAVDRNGFLFSCSVDDDRADEIPVGQRVVAHAPIGTSKFYDKYLVESLGDLFLILRIRHFSDHSKKFRVLKLEERVQEESHECRYTWAEVNELGDRALFV